One region of Salvelinus namaycush isolate Seneca chromosome 3, SaNama_1.0, whole genome shotgun sequence genomic DNA includes:
- the LOC120044460 gene encoding membrane-spanning 4-domains subfamily A member 4A-like produces the protein MSSSQTTTTNGAVVFTHVYPYGNGMEVAGVASAPHCLGQTVSSVLGSFRAGHPKALGTIQIMIGLMMLLTGIVVTAGPQVDNIGVFSGIFVWGSIIYVVAGSLTVAADNKLNKCLVKGSLGMNVVAAVTALTGTILHSLDSAGILLYYCDYPGNPSYYPPSYVYYPTSSVCQQYRVRSQGISGVLAVFSMLEFIVSICVSSFACIAVCLCCRSTPEQVFIIGNQIPVPHGSMTPSNAPYPPQNNYETGNYPKGPEGGDMGTGFQQNHLPPQYTPLIP, from the exons ATGTCCAGCTCTCAAACAACCACCACTAACGGGGCGGTGGTATTCACCCATGTCTACCCCTATGGGAACGGGATGGAGGTCGCAGGGGTCGcttctgctcctcactgtctggGACAGACGGTCTCTTCAGTGCTGGGAAGTTTCCGGGCAGGGCATCCAAAAGCGCTGGGA ACCATACAGATCATGATTGGTTTGATGATGCTGTTGACAGGAATCGTGGTGACTGCCGGACCACAAGTAGACAATATTGGAGTATTTAGTGGAATATTTGTCTGGGGATCTATCATT TATGTAGTTGCAGGCTCTCTAACTGTTGCTGCTGACAACAAACTGAACAAATGTCTG GTAAAAGGCTCCCTTGGAATGAATGTTGTCGCCGCAGTTACTGCTCTTACTGGCACCATTCTGCATTCTTTAGACAGTGCTGGGATCCTCTTGTACTACTGTGACTATCCAGGCAATCCTTCATACTACCCTCCATCCTATGTCTACTACCCTACGTCCTCTGTCTGTCAACAGTATCGG GTCAGGTCCCAGGGAATATCAGGTGTTTTGGCTGTTTTCTCCATGCTGGAGTTTATAGTGTCCATCTGTGTCTCGTCATTCGCCTGCATAGCTGTCTGCCTGTGCTGCCGTTCCACCCCTGAG CAAGTGTTCATCATTGGGAATCAAATACCGGTACCTCATGGCAGCATGACTCCAAGCAACGCACCTTACCCTCCTCAGAACAACTACGAG ACTGGGAACTACCCAAAGGGTCCTGAGGGAGGTGATATGGGTACAgggtttcaacagaaccacctgcCTCCTCAATACACTCCTCTCATCCCTTGA